One genomic region from Arthrobacter pigmenti encodes:
- the map gene encoding type I methionyl aminopeptidase, translated as MIEILNASELERAAATGKLVSTILKTLKNRAGVGTNLLEIDQWTSDFIREARARSCYVDYSPAFGRGPFGHYICTSVNDAVLHGRPHDYALKDGDLLSLDLAVSLGGVVADSAMSFVVGSSSSSSDLAMIDATERALQAGIAAATPDARIGDISHAIGSVLADAGYLINTEFGGHGVGSTMHQDPHIPNTGRPGRGYRLRPGLLLAIEPWVMADTAELITDADGWTLKSATGARTAHSEHTIAITKDGPVILTQ; from the coding sequence GTGATCGAAATATTGAATGCGTCCGAACTTGAACGCGCAGCGGCCACGGGGAAGCTGGTCTCGACGATCCTGAAAACACTGAAGAACAGAGCCGGCGTCGGTACGAACCTGCTGGAGATTGACCAGTGGACATCCGATTTCATCCGCGAAGCCAGAGCACGGTCATGCTACGTCGACTACTCCCCCGCGTTCGGCCGGGGACCCTTCGGGCACTACATCTGCACCTCGGTCAACGACGCTGTGCTGCACGGTCGGCCGCACGACTACGCGCTCAAAGACGGGGACCTGCTCTCCCTTGATCTCGCGGTTTCGCTCGGCGGCGTCGTTGCGGATTCAGCGATGAGCTTTGTCGTCGGAAGCTCCTCGTCCTCCTCTGACCTCGCAATGATTGACGCCACTGAACGCGCACTTCAGGCGGGAATTGCAGCAGCCACTCCGGATGCCCGTATCGGGGACATTTCGCACGCGATCGGTTCGGTGCTGGCCGATGCGGGGTACCTCATCAATACCGAGTTCGGAGGCCATGGAGTTGGATCGACCATGCACCAGGACCCCCATATTCCGAACACCGGCCGCCCCGGACGCGGGTACCGCCTGCGTCCGGGGCTGCTGCTGGCTATCGAGCCGTGGGTGATGGCAGACACCGCCGAGCTCATCACCGACGCAGATGGCTGGACTTTGAAGAGCGCTACCGGTGCGCGGACCGCTCATAGCGAACACACCAT
- a CDS encoding TM0106 family RecB-like putative nuclease — protein sequence MFLLESTTPNAEPDLVFSATDLVNASVCEYRTLRVLDEKLGRSTKPEFDVDEMLARTAQLGDVHERRILERFLAEHGKWDPARGTGVYDVVPAAGMERSLLLQKHAESVEALRSGADVVFQAAFFDGQFHGRSDFLVKVDGAYAVWDTKLARHAKVGALLQLAAYGDQMLKAGIEPAPLVTLVLGNEQHSDHRLADLLPVYRERRDRFLALVGGHRAQPDPVVWDGNSYVACGRCEYCQLMVEETRDLLLVGRMSTTRRAKLHKAGIYTIDDLAAMDVPSEDESLVALRDQARMQTGVAEVDGSVEYRDNHGDAATLAYRLLEDNSLANLPEPDHGDIFFDFEGDPLWQDPLTGRWGIEYLFGVVENPPSPGAEPPFVPFWAHDRAQERQAFASFLDYVAERRRRYPNLHIYHYAAYEKTALRNLSLIHLIGEEAVDTLLRDGVLVDLYETVRTSLRISDRSYSIKKLEPLYMGDNLRSGDVTDAGASVVAYAQFCEARDSGNAEKAAEILAGISDYNQYDCLSTLELRNWLLGLASARNIALAQPREPKVDKSEPPTPEEQLLLDHVTSLPTNRALTKDEHAIAMVAAAVGYHRREDKQYWWEHFDRLGSPLDDWSDTRDVFAVRRATVLEDWAKPNARSNHVRVLDLCGIASEGSEFKPGSTWFRMYGEPLPEGLEPFDGKVGGREGWFGTEVTDTYADRDGEHLVIREKLKRGGAAYEQTPMALTPDRPISTKSIRAALAELAQQVGASLPGLPRNPGLDILRRANPNLTGGASLPELLDHDYVSAITAAVRLLDRSYLAVQGPPGTGKTYVGSHVVAALVAAGWKVGVVAQSHAVVENMLKAALKAGVPPHQVAKKTDHPDAPWTYKTDDDVASLLDGADGVLVGGTAWTMTGSKVPPSSLDLLVIDEAGQFSLANTLAVSRAAKRLLLLGDPQQLPQVTQANHPEPVDESALGWLSQGEATLRPELGYFLADSWRMHPELCRVVSRLAYDDKLESAVIATKRVLDGVPAGVECVLVDHAGNKSASSEEALEVVRQVQRHVGLLWDDASAEPRALTDADVLVVAAYNAQVQMIRRKLKDAGLTGTRVGTVDKFQGQEAPVVMVSMACSAASEAPRGIQFLLNRNRINVAISRGQWRAVIVRSPELTQHMPARPEQLEELGAFIGLCSSSEGAHV from the coding sequence ATGTTCCTGCTCGAATCGACAACCCCCAACGCCGAGCCTGATCTTGTCTTCTCCGCGACGGACCTGGTCAACGCCTCGGTGTGCGAGTACCGGACCCTGCGCGTCCTTGACGAGAAGCTGGGCCGCAGCACCAAACCAGAGTTCGACGTCGACGAGATGCTCGCGCGCACCGCCCAGCTTGGCGACGTCCACGAACGCAGAATCCTGGAGCGCTTCCTAGCCGAGCACGGCAAGTGGGATCCGGCGCGGGGAACGGGAGTGTACGACGTCGTGCCCGCCGCAGGCATGGAACGATCGCTCCTGCTTCAGAAGCATGCGGAGTCGGTTGAGGCGTTGCGTAGCGGCGCGGACGTTGTGTTCCAGGCGGCGTTCTTTGACGGGCAGTTCCATGGGCGGTCCGACTTCCTGGTGAAGGTCGACGGCGCGTACGCCGTCTGGGATACGAAGCTCGCCCGGCACGCGAAGGTGGGTGCGCTGCTGCAGCTCGCCGCCTACGGCGACCAGATGCTGAAGGCAGGGATTGAGCCGGCGCCGCTTGTGACGCTCGTGCTCGGGAACGAGCAGCACAGCGACCACCGGCTTGCGGACCTGCTGCCTGTATACCGCGAGCGCCGCGACCGGTTCCTTGCCCTGGTCGGGGGCCATAGGGCACAGCCGGATCCGGTGGTGTGGGATGGGAACTCTTATGTGGCCTGCGGCCGGTGCGAGTACTGCCAACTCATGGTCGAAGAGACCCGTGACCTGCTGCTGGTCGGGCGGATGAGCACCACTCGCCGGGCAAAACTGCATAAAGCCGGCATCTATACCATCGATGACCTCGCAGCCATGGACGTTCCTTCCGAGGACGAGAGCCTCGTTGCCCTCCGCGACCAGGCCCGGATGCAAACCGGCGTTGCCGAGGTCGACGGGAGCGTCGAGTATCGCGACAATCATGGCGACGCCGCCACACTGGCTTACCGGCTGCTTGAGGACAACAGCCTCGCGAATCTCCCCGAGCCCGACCACGGTGACATCTTCTTCGACTTCGAAGGCGATCCACTGTGGCAGGATCCACTGACCGGACGGTGGGGTATTGAGTACCTGTTCGGCGTGGTCGAAAACCCTCCTTCGCCGGGCGCCGAGCCGCCCTTCGTTCCGTTCTGGGCACACGACCGCGCGCAGGAACGCCAGGCGTTCGCGAGCTTCCTCGACTACGTCGCCGAGCGCCGTCGTCGTTATCCCAACCTGCACATCTACCATTACGCAGCCTACGAGAAGACGGCACTGCGGAACCTCTCTCTGATCCACTTGATCGGTGAGGAAGCGGTCGATACGCTCCTGCGCGACGGGGTGCTGGTGGACCTCTACGAGACCGTCCGTACGAGTCTGCGGATCTCCGACCGCTCCTACAGCATCAAGAAGCTTGAGCCGCTGTATATGGGTGACAACCTGCGGTCAGGGGACGTGACCGACGCCGGGGCCTCAGTCGTTGCGTACGCGCAGTTCTGCGAGGCGAGGGACAGCGGGAACGCTGAGAAAGCCGCCGAGATCCTCGCCGGGATCAGCGACTACAACCAGTACGACTGCCTCTCCACGCTCGAACTCCGGAACTGGCTGCTCGGGCTGGCGTCAGCACGGAACATCGCGCTCGCGCAGCCCCGGGAACCGAAGGTGGACAAGTCCGAACCTCCAACACCCGAGGAACAGTTGCTGCTGGACCACGTGACTTCATTGCCTACAAACCGTGCACTGACCAAAGATGAGCACGCAATCGCCATGGTCGCTGCGGCAGTGGGCTACCACCGGCGCGAGGACAAGCAGTATTGGTGGGAACACTTCGACCGCCTCGGATCCCCGCTGGACGACTGGTCTGACACCCGTGACGTGTTCGCCGTCCGGCGTGCAACCGTCCTCGAAGATTGGGCGAAACCGAACGCCCGCAGCAACCACGTGCGCGTACTGGATCTCTGCGGCATTGCGTCGGAAGGCTCGGAGTTCAAACCAGGCAGCACCTGGTTCCGGATGTACGGCGAACCGCTGCCGGAAGGCCTTGAACCGTTCGATGGGAAAGTCGGCGGCCGGGAGGGCTGGTTCGGCACCGAAGTCACCGACACCTACGCTGACCGCGACGGCGAACACCTCGTCATCCGCGAAAAGCTCAAGCGAGGGGGCGCGGCCTACGAGCAGACTCCTATGGCGCTCACCCCTGACCGGCCGATCTCCACCAAGTCCATTCGTGCCGCCCTCGCCGAGCTCGCTCAGCAGGTGGGTGCGTCGCTCCCTGGGCTGCCGAGGAATCCCGGGCTGGACATCCTCCGCCGGGCGAATCCCAACCTGACGGGCGGCGCCAGCCTTCCCGAACTGCTCGACCACGACTACGTTTCAGCGATCACCGCAGCAGTCCGGCTGCTGGACCGCTCCTACCTTGCCGTCCAGGGCCCTCCCGGCACGGGCAAAACCTATGTCGGCTCCCACGTCGTCGCCGCGCTGGTGGCGGCTGGTTGGAAGGTCGGCGTGGTGGCGCAATCGCATGCTGTCGTCGAGAACATGCTGAAGGCAGCCTTGAAAGCCGGTGTTCCGCCGCATCAGGTCGCCAAAAAGACAGACCATCCGGACGCCCCGTGGACATACAAGACCGACGACGACGTCGCCTCCCTCCTCGACGGTGCTGACGGCGTATTGGTGGGCGGCACCGCCTGGACGATGACGGGGAGCAAGGTTCCGCCGTCGTCGCTCGACCTGCTGGTAATCGATGAAGCCGGGCAGTTCTCGTTGGCGAACACGCTGGCGGTCTCGCGGGCTGCGAAGCGGCTGCTGCTGCTCGGCGATCCGCAGCAACTGCCTCAGGTGACGCAGGCAAACCATCCGGAGCCGGTCGATGAGTCCGCGCTGGGCTGGTTGTCGCAGGGTGAGGCCACGCTCCGACCTGAGCTAGGGTATTTCCTCGCGGACAGTTGGCGCATGCATCCCGAGCTGTGCCGCGTGGTGTCCCGGTTGGCCTATGACGACAAACTGGAATCCGCAGTGATCGCCACGAAGCGGGTGCTTGACGGTGTGCCCGCCGGCGTCGAGTGCGTTCTCGTCGATCACGCGGGGAACAAAAGCGCTTCCTCGGAGGAAGCGCTGGAGGTTGTCCGGCAGGTGCAGCGGCACGTGGGCCTTCTTTGGGACGATGCTTCCGCCGAGCCCCGTGCGCTCACCGATGCGGACGTGCTCGTGGTCGCTGCCTACAACGCTCAGGTGCAGATGATACGGCGGAAGCTCAAGGACGCTGGGCTTACCGGAACCCGGGTAGGGACGGTGGACAAGTTCCAGGGGCAGGAAGCGCCGGTGGTCATGGTGTCGATGGCTTGCTCGGCGGCGTCGGAAGCACCGCGCGGCATCCAGTTTCTGCTCAACCGCAACCGGATCAATGTGGCGATCTCGCGCGGGCAGTGGCGGGCGGTCATCGTCCGCTCCCCCGAGCTGACGCAGCACATGCCGGCGCGGCCCGAGCAGTTGGAGGAACTGGGGGCGTTCATCGGGCTGTGCTCAAGCAGCGAGGGAGCCCATGTTTAG